A genomic window from Shewanella vesiculosa includes:
- a CDS encoding iron ABC transporter permease translates to MIDASQRRYYVYFSLLVVVTLLTPIFAASFGAANIHLNDVLMIFNTLLGGDMPSAIDGSEHAVKITQRIVLELRLPRILLAFVAGAGLSIAGSVLQTVTRNPLADPYLFGISSGASFGAVLVVSLFSQTGLFAEMFSGVFTLAPNFTAQPWWSWSTLSIPIGAFIGASLSVLVVFMLSGPGRSSQVERMLLSGVATSFLFGALTSLLLYFSTPQAAASVLFWSLGSFAKASWSNLLLPSVTVGVSLLIMLTFRRQIMALQAGDETAHTLGINVAKLRLSMLLLCSLITAMLVATCGGIGFVGLMIPHTVRLLFSGRQPMILTAMLGGLFMVWIDVIARCVLFNQELPVGIITAALGSVFFLFILRQRR, encoded by the coding sequence ATGATTGATGCATCCCAACGTCGCTACTATGTTTACTTCAGCTTGTTGGTTGTAGTTACACTGCTTACTCCGATTTTTGCCGCCAGTTTTGGGGCGGCCAATATTCATCTAAATGACGTATTAATGATATTTAATACCTTATTAGGCGGCGACATGCCGAGTGCGATTGATGGCAGTGAGCATGCAGTTAAGATAACTCAACGTATTGTGCTTGAATTACGCTTGCCGAGAATTTTATTGGCCTTTGTCGCCGGCGCTGGTTTGTCTATAGCGGGCAGTGTATTACAAACCGTGACCCGCAATCCTTTAGCTGACCCGTATTTGTTTGGCATTAGCTCTGGGGCGTCATTTGGTGCGGTGTTGGTGGTGTCGTTATTCAGTCAAACGGGTTTGTTTGCCGAGATGTTTTCAGGGGTATTTACCCTAGCGCCAAACTTTACCGCACAACCTTGGTGGTCTTGGTCAACATTAAGTATTCCGATAGGAGCATTCATCGGCGCCAGTTTATCTGTGTTGGTGGTGTTCATGTTGTCGGGACCTGGTCGAAGTAGTCAAGTTGAACGTATGTTGTTATCCGGTGTGGCGACCTCGTTTCTGTTTGGTGCATTGACCAGTTTGTTGTTGTATTTTTCGACCCCACAGGCTGCGGCGTCAGTGCTGTTTTGGAGTTTAGGCAGTTTTGCTAAAGCCAGTTGGTCTAACTTACTGTTACCGAGTGTAACGGTAGGGGTTAGTTTATTGATTATGTTGACCTTTAGACGACAAATTATGGCGTTGCAAGCGGGAGATGAAACCGCGCATACCTTAGGAATTAATGTCGCTAAATTGCGTTTGAGTATGTTGTTACTGTGTTCGCTTATTACGGCAATGCTAGTGGCAACGTGTGGTGGCATTGGTTTTGTCGGTTTAATGATCCCGCACACGGTTAGGTTATTGTTTTCTGGGCGTCAGCCGATGATCTTAACCGCGATGTTGGGGGGCTTATTTATGGTGTGGATTGATGTGATAGCGCGGTGTGTTTTATTTAATCAAGAATTGCCCGTTGGTATTATTACAGCAGCGTTAGGCAGTGTGTTTTTCTTGTTTATTTTACGTCAACGGCGCTAA
- a CDS encoding ABC transporter ATP-binding protein, with product MSESVLDVNHLFWQVDNKMILADIHFSLPKGQMLGLIGPNGAGKSSLLRCLYRYIVPTSGDIAIFSKPISEFSSKLLAQNIAVVQQDTPHYFDMTTEQLVTMGLTPHKGLFDPNTVQDRERVLSALAKVGLQQQALQQYELLSGGEKQRALIARAIVQQPHILILDEPTNHLDIRYQIQILELVKSLGISVIASIHDLNLASAMCDKLLLLDHGQLIAKGTPTEVLTERQISDVFGVCCDINVHPQHAKPLISYFYGYQPSHKVGPDHD from the coding sequence ATGTCTGAGTCTGTATTAGATGTAAATCATCTTTTTTGGCAAGTCGATAATAAAATGATTTTGGCTGACATTCATTTCAGTCTGCCTAAAGGTCAAATGCTAGGCTTAATTGGCCCAAATGGCGCGGGTAAGTCAAGCTTGTTACGTTGCCTGTATCGTTACATTGTGCCCACTAGCGGCGATATTGCTATTTTTTCCAAACCCATCAGTGAGTTTTCATCTAAGTTGCTAGCGCAAAATATTGCGGTGGTACAACAAGATACGCCGCATTATTTTGACATGACCACCGAGCAGTTAGTGACCATGGGGTTAACGCCGCATAAAGGCTTGTTTGATCCTAATACCGTCCAAGACCGTGAACGTGTATTAAGCGCATTAGCCAAAGTGGGCTTGCAGCAACAAGCACTGCAACAGTATGAACTGTTATCTGGTGGTGAAAAGCAGCGTGCACTTATTGCCCGCGCTATCGTGCAACAACCGCATATTCTTATTTTAGATGAACCCACTAATCATTTAGATATTCGTTATCAAATTCAAATTCTTGAACTGGTTAAATCATTAGGTATTAGCGTTATCGCATCGATACATGATCTAAATTTAGCCAGTGCGATGTGCGATAAATTATTACTACTCGATCACGGACAGTTAATTGCTAAAGGCACTCCAACTGAAGTGCTGACCGAGCGACAAATTAGTGATGTGTTCGGTGTGTGCTGCGACATTAATGTTCATCCACAACACGCAAAACCCCTGATTAGTTATTTTTATGGTTACCAACCCAGCCACAAAGTGGGCCCTGATCATGATTGA
- a CDS encoding histidine phosphatase family protein: MKRAKIILMRHGECEGGGIFRGRTDVKLTDIGMTQMQQAFIEQQYPISHVFSSPLLRCQLFSQALAQQLSLPLTTLSSLQEIDFGVWDGQSFDAIYQQNPQQFDAYWDNPWLAQNTPDKAESVTDFAARVEAGLMTVVDALWSSFAQTDSAQQKPNGDDCPHALVVTHGGVMRCLVGYVLNTGQCSGLFANLAIPYAAIMVLDVYWPDDVDNIDRFQPPMMDTKAAKVSFTLHWPKT, from the coding sequence ATGAAGCGAGCCAAGATAATATTAATGCGCCATGGTGAGTGTGAAGGTGGGGGGATATTCCGCGGCCGCACCGATGTGAAGCTTACCGATATTGGTATGACGCAAATGCAGCAAGCTTTTATCGAGCAGCAATATCCGATTAGTCATGTATTTAGTTCGCCGTTGTTGCGTTGTCAGTTATTTAGTCAAGCTTTAGCACAGCAACTATCGTTACCGTTAACCACTTTATCTTCACTACAAGAAATTGATTTTGGTGTCTGGGATGGGCAATCATTTGATGCTATTTATCAACAAAACCCACAACAATTTGATGCTTATTGGGATAACCCTTGGCTGGCACAAAATACACCAGACAAGGCTGAGTCGGTAACCGATTTTGCCGCACGAGTGGAAGCTGGCTTAATGACCGTTGTTGATGCTCTGTGGAGCTCTTTTGCGCAGACAGATAGTGCTCAACAAAAGCCTAATGGTGACGATTGTCCCCATGCGTTAGTGGTGACTCATGGTGGCGTAATGCGCTGTTTAGTGGGATATGTACTCAATACTGGCCAATGTAGCGGATTATTCGCTAACCTAGCGATCCCCTATGCTGCTATTATGGTGCTCGATGTGTATTGGCCTGACGATGTTGATAATATTGATCGTTTTCAGCCGCCAATGATGGATACTAAAGCCGCTAAAGTGAGTTTTACCTTACATTGGCCTAAGACTTGA